Proteins from a genomic interval of Shewanella seohaensis:
- a CDS encoding carboxypeptidase M32: MNSKEPTPSYDKLTAHFQKISHFEHFSALGDWDQAAMMPLGGGSERGDAMAELALHIHSLKTAPELGDNLALATQEALSPEQQANLREMQYQYQQATLVPGELVQAKTKMAYQCENAWREQRKNNDWQGFKPNLKAVISLAREEALIRAQALNISPYDALLDKFEPGMTTAKLEQTFGDLKTWLPSLIQDVLAKQASEPKLTLNGPFEIQAQQALGQAVMAYLGFDLNHGRLDISSHPFCGGVPSDVRITTRYNEADFSSAIMGIVHETGHARYEQGLPKQWRGQPAGLARSMGVHESQSLFCEMQLGANPAFLRQLQPLIKQHLGCEFSAEDLARHYTRVNPGLIRVDADEVTYPCHILLRFEAEKAFVDGSLSVDDLPDFWSSQMQQLLGINTDGNYRDGCMQDIHWAVGELGYFPSYTLGAMYAAQCRFALERSLGPIENLIDNGQLSQVFDWLGQHIWSKGSLLTTDELIIQATGEPLNSLYLAKHLKQRYLE; this comes from the coding sequence ATGAACAGCAAAGAACCTACGCCAAGTTACGATAAACTCACGGCCCATTTCCAGAAAATTTCACATTTTGAACATTTTAGTGCGCTTGGTGATTGGGATCAGGCCGCCATGATGCCCCTCGGTGGCGGCAGCGAGCGTGGCGATGCGATGGCAGAGCTGGCGTTACATATCCACAGCCTTAAAACGGCGCCAGAGCTTGGCGATAACCTTGCACTTGCCACACAAGAGGCGCTGAGCCCAGAGCAACAGGCCAATCTGAGGGAAATGCAGTATCAGTATCAACAGGCGACCTTAGTGCCGGGTGAGCTGGTACAGGCCAAAACGAAAATGGCCTACCAGTGTGAGAATGCCTGGCGCGAGCAACGCAAAAACAATGATTGGCAAGGTTTTAAACCGAATCTAAAAGCGGTGATTTCCCTCGCGAGGGAAGAAGCCTTAATTCGCGCGCAGGCCCTTAACATCTCTCCCTATGATGCCCTGCTCGATAAATTTGAGCCCGGCATGACCACAGCAAAGCTTGAGCAGACCTTTGGCGACTTAAAAACGTGGTTACCTAGTCTTATCCAAGATGTGCTTGCAAAACAAGCCAGTGAACCCAAGCTTACCCTTAACGGCCCCTTCGAAATCCAGGCACAGCAAGCCCTCGGCCAAGCGGTGATGGCCTATTTAGGGTTCGACCTTAACCATGGCAGGCTCGATATCAGCAGCCACCCATTTTGTGGTGGAGTGCCAAGCGATGTACGCATCACGACACGTTATAATGAAGCCGATTTTAGCAGCGCCATCATGGGCATAGTGCATGAAACTGGCCACGCCCGTTATGAGCAGGGCTTACCGAAACAATGGCGCGGTCAGCCCGCCGGATTGGCTCGCTCCATGGGCGTCCATGAGAGCCAAAGCTTATTTTGTGAAATGCAGCTCGGTGCCAATCCCGCGTTTTTACGCCAACTGCAACCACTGATTAAACAGCATTTGGGCTGCGAGTTTAGCGCCGAAGACTTGGCAAGACACTATACCCGCGTCAATCCCGGGCTTATCCGTGTCGATGCCGATGAAGTCACTTACCCTTGCCACATTCTATTGCGCTTTGAAGCCGAAAAAGCCTTTGTCGACGGCAGCTTGAGCGTGGATGATCTCCCCGATTTTTGGTCAAGCCAGATGCAACAACTGCTCGGGATCAATACCGATGGTAACTATCGCGATGGTTGCATGCAGGATATCCATTGGGCCGTAGGTGAATTGGGATATTTCCCAAGTTATACCTTAGGCGCCATGTATGCAGCCCAATGCCGTTTTGCGCTGGAGCGAAGCTTAGGCCCGATTGAAAACCTTATCGATAATGGGCAGTTATCCCAAGTATTTGACTGGCTTGGTCAACATATTTGGTCCAAAGGCTCATTACTGACAACGGATGAACTCATCATTCAAGCCACAGGTGAGCCGCTCAATAGCCTGTATCTTGCCAAACATTTGAAGCAACGTTATTTGGAGTAA
- a CDS encoding DsrE family protein, whose protein sequence is MQPKSHHTKTLKVMTMALLVGLSSAAHAGAESFAPGTAIPEFGQVAKVESNLAIPAGMKFKVAFDMSKAADVGQVNRQLDSLARFINMHVAAGVKESDIELAMVVHGSAVGDLADDSFYAKQHNGAQNPNKALVKTLVAHGVKFYICGQSAAYFDLYNASLLPGVDMALSAMTAHAILAQQGFSQNPF, encoded by the coding sequence ATGCAGCCAAAATCACATCACACTAAAACCCTTAAAGTCATGACCATGGCGCTGTTGGTCGGTTTATCTAGCGCCGCCCATGCCGGAGCCGAGAGCTTTGCGCCTGGAACCGCTATCCCCGAATTTGGTCAAGTGGCTAAGGTCGAAAGCAACCTTGCGATCCCTGCGGGGATGAAGTTTAAGGTGGCATTCGATATGAGTAAGGCGGCCGATGTCGGCCAAGTGAATCGTCAGCTCGACAGCCTTGCCCGTTTTATTAATATGCACGTGGCGGCTGGCGTGAAAGAAAGCGATATTGAGCTAGCGATGGTGGTGCATGGCAGTGCCGTTGGCGATTTAGCCGATGATAGCTTTTATGCCAAGCAGCACAACGGGGCGCAAAACCCCAATAAAGCCTTAGTGAAAACCTTAGTGGCCCATGGGGTGAAGTTTTATATCTGTGGTCAGAGCGCCGCTTATTTTGACTTATACAACGCTTCTTTGTTACCGGGCGTCGATATGGCCCTGTCTGCGATGACAGCCCATGCGATTCTGGCGCAGCAAGGATTTAGTCAAAATCCGTTTTAG
- a CDS encoding YqiJ family protein, whose product MWAFLVEQPNLPYTIAFACVLVLGVFEALALVIGLSMMSALDQWVPADVDYDADIGGSGLTGIAGWLCLNRLPLLIWFVLALTSFAIVGYIANYLSLLFTGVLLPQLFTLPIAVVGSAFACRYLGRILADLLPKNESTAISLDDLSGYVGTITLGCAMKGMPSEAVVRDKHQQKHYVLVEPETSGIEFASGTQVVLLKREGRVWSVTRFDN is encoded by the coding sequence ATGTGGGCGTTTTTAGTTGAACAGCCTAACCTACCTTACACTATTGCCTTCGCCTGCGTGCTTGTCCTTGGTGTGTTTGAAGCCTTAGCCCTAGTGATAGGGTTAAGCATGATGAGTGCGCTCGACCAATGGGTGCCCGCCGATGTGGATTATGATGCCGATATTGGCGGTTCTGGCCTGACAGGGATTGCGGGCTGGCTATGTCTAAATCGATTACCCTTACTTATCTGGTTTGTGCTGGCACTGACCAGTTTTGCGATAGTCGGTTATATTGCAAATTACCTGAGCCTGTTATTCACGGGCGTCTTGTTACCGCAACTCTTCACCTTACCGATTGCTGTGGTTGGCAGTGCGTTTGCCTGTCGCTATCTCGGGCGGATCTTGGCCGATTTACTCCCTAAGAATGAGTCCACCGCCATATCCCTTGATGATTTAAGTGGTTATGTCGGTACTATCACCTTAGGCTGCGCCATGAAGGGCATGCCTTCGGAAGCCGTGGTGCGCGATAAACATCAACAAAAACATTATGTATTAGTCGAACCCGAAACCTCGGGTATCGAGTTTGCCAGTGGCACGCAAGTGGTGCTGTTAAAACGAGAAGGAAGAGTCTGGTCTGTGACTCGCTTTGATAATTAA
- a CDS encoding flotillin family protein, with protein MDVLNDVTSSSNFVLLVAGMVLIGLIVIGLIFAKLYKRATKEMAFVRTGFGGEKIIKDGGAIVLPVLHETIAVNMNTLRIEVEKTQKDALITKDRMRVDVKADFYLRVAPNAEGISMAAQTLGTRTTRVEELKKLMESKFVDVLRAVAAEMTMTEMHEQRADFVQRVQNNVANDLEKNGLELESVSLTGFDQTDLQFFNENNAFDAEGRARLAKIIEEKRKETNDIQQENRIKIEQRNLEAEKESLEIEKAEEEARLVQQQSLEFKRAEQKAEIIKQKENKSREEREAEIAKERAIETAEIEKTKDIETREIEKRKSIEQARIQQQRDIEVAEQEKHIAVAAKSEEESAARARAAEAEKTKVEKEEAVITVRQVAEANRRKEIEVIDARKEAERDAVGVTVQAEAEKRAAEDRSSAILIEARASADAKKLQAEADEKVYAVEAAGKQALYEAENVLRDEQIALQKSLAILKALPEIVAQAVKPLENIEGIKILQGYGAGNQLASGADGAVAHQGGIAEQVTSAALNYRANAPVVDAMLRELGLVQSESGTLNDLLNGNNALTAEALNVVKSANSGLNGYSQQHAAIEPKISN; from the coding sequence ATGGATGTGTTAAATGATGTAACCAGTTCGAGCAACTTCGTGTTGTTAGTTGCCGGAATGGTATTGATTGGCCTGATTGTGATTGGTCTGATTTTCGCCAAATTATATAAACGTGCGACGAAGGAAATGGCCTTTGTACGTACGGGGTTTGGTGGTGAAAAAATTATTAAGGACGGCGGCGCAATCGTCTTACCCGTGCTGCATGAAACCATAGCAGTAAATATGAATACCCTGCGCATCGAAGTGGAGAAAACCCAAAAAGATGCGCTGATCACTAAGGATAGAATGCGTGTCGATGTGAAGGCCGACTTCTATCTGCGTGTTGCGCCCAATGCCGAAGGCATTTCAATGGCGGCACAAACCTTAGGTACCCGTACCACGCGTGTGGAAGAGCTGAAAAAGCTGATGGAATCTAAGTTTGTTGACGTGTTACGTGCGGTCGCCGCGGAAATGACCATGACTGAGATGCACGAGCAGCGCGCCGATTTCGTCCAGCGGGTACAGAATAACGTCGCCAACGATCTCGAGAAAAACGGGCTAGAACTCGAATCCGTGTCGTTAACGGGTTTTGACCAGACTGATCTGCAATTCTTTAATGAAAATAACGCATTCGACGCCGAAGGTCGTGCGCGTTTAGCCAAGATCATCGAAGAAAAACGTAAAGAGACCAACGATATCCAGCAGGAAAACCGCATCAAGATCGAGCAGCGTAACCTAGAGGCTGAAAAAGAATCGCTGGAGATTGAAAAGGCCGAAGAAGAAGCGCGTCTGGTGCAGCAGCAGTCACTCGAATTTAAGCGTGCCGAGCAGAAAGCGGAAATTATTAAGCAAAAAGAAAACAAGTCCCGTGAAGAACGTGAAGCTGAGATTGCCAAAGAGCGCGCAATCGAAACAGCGGAAATCGAAAAGACTAAAGACATCGAAACCCGCGAGATTGAAAAGCGCAAATCTATCGAACAGGCCCGTATTCAACAGCAACGTGATATCGAAGTTGCCGAGCAGGAAAAACACATCGCGGTAGCCGCGAAGTCGGAAGAAGAGTCTGCTGCCCGTGCCCGCGCCGCCGAAGCGGAAAAAACCAAGGTAGAGAAAGAAGAAGCGGTTATTACGGTGCGCCAAGTGGCTGAGGCGAATCGTCGTAAAGAGATTGAAGTGATCGACGCTCGCAAAGAAGCGGAGCGCGATGCGGTAGGTGTGACGGTACAAGCCGAGGCGGAAAAACGTGCCGCCGAAGACAGATCGAGCGCGATTCTGATTGAAGCCCGCGCCAGTGCCGATGCGAAAAAACTGCAAGCTGAGGCCGACGAGAAGGTCTATGCCGTTGAAGCGGCGGGTAAACAAGCTCTGTATGAAGCCGAAAACGTGCTGCGTGATGAGCAAATTGCGCTGCAAAAATCCCTCGCTATCTTAAAAGCACTGCCTGAGATTGTCGCGCAGGCGGTTAAACCGCTGGAAAATATCGAAGGTATTAAGATCCTTCAAGGTTATGGCGCCGGTAATCAATTGGCATCGGGAGCCGATGGCGCAGTCGCACATCAAGGCGGTATCGCCGAGCAAGTCACCAGCGCCGCGTTAAACTACCGCGCCAATGCGCCAGTGGTGGATGCCATGCTGCGAGAGTTAGGCTTAGTGCAATCTGAGTCTGGCACCTTAAATGACTTACTGAATGGCAATAATGCCTTAACCGCTGAAGCCTTAAATGTAGTGAAATCTGCCAATAGCGGATTAAATGGTTATAGTCAGCAACATGCTGCGATTGAACCAAAGATAAGTAATTGA
- a CDS encoding DJ-1/PfpI family protein, whose amino-acid sequence MANILIIAGDFVEDYELMVPFQALQMVGHSVTVVCPDKVAGQTIKTAIHDFEGDQTYTEKPGHLFALNGNFVGTNASDFDALLLPGGRAPEYLRLNPAVIALVAEFAAQDKPIAAICHGAQLLTAADVVRGKKVSAYPACAPEVKQAGAEYCDIEVTAAITDGKLVTAPAWPAHPAWLAQFNKLLN is encoded by the coding sequence ATGGCCAATATTTTGATCATCGCCGGTGATTTTGTTGAAGATTATGAGCTAATGGTACCGTTCCAAGCCCTGCAAATGGTGGGCCACAGCGTAACGGTTGTCTGCCCTGATAAAGTGGCGGGACAAACCATTAAAACGGCAATCCATGACTTTGAAGGCGACCAAACCTATACCGAAAAACCAGGGCACTTATTTGCTCTAAATGGCAATTTTGTCGGTACCAACGCCAGTGATTTTGATGCGCTGCTGCTTCCCGGTGGTCGTGCACCTGAGTATTTACGCCTAAACCCTGCGGTGATTGCCTTGGTGGCGGAATTTGCCGCCCAAGATAAACCTATTGCGGCCATTTGCCATGGCGCGCAGTTACTGACGGCGGCCGATGTGGTACGCGGTAAGAAAGTGTCTGCCTATCCAGCTTGCGCGCCCGAAGTGAAACAAGCGGGCGCCGAGTACTGTGATATTGAGGTGACTGCGGCAATCACCGATGGCAAGTTAGTCACAGCGCCCGCATGGCCTGCGCATCCTGCATGGTTGGCGCAGTTCAACAAGTTATTGAATTAA
- a CDS encoding ribbon-helix-helix domain-containing protein, whose protein sequence is MCEIYSGAEPELFELKTRSIRIDGVVTSVRLEAIFWQIIEEIAEDAELSVAVFLTRIYREVLTRQGEVANFASLLRVACTTHLNQGQRLVLKPKVALNATSS, encoded by the coding sequence GTGTGTGAAATCTATTCCGGTGCCGAACCCGAACTGTTTGAACTCAAAACCCGCTCCATTCGAATCGATGGTGTCGTGACGAGCGTGCGGCTCGAGGCGATTTTTTGGCAGATTATTGAAGAGATTGCCGAAGATGCTGAGCTGAGTGTGGCGGTGTTTTTAACCCGTATTTACCGTGAAGTGTTAACTAGGCAGGGCGAAGTGGCTAACTTTGCCTCTTTGCTGCGGGTTGCCTGCACCACCCATCTGAATCAGGGGCAGCGTTTGGTGTTAAAACCTAAGGTTGCGCTAAACGCGACATCCTCTTAA
- a CDS encoding substrate-binding periplasmic protein — translation MRKAGISYRWRVNAILLLLLFAPSSFAQLLKYNITGSYSWYPYFIANQPEAPGMVSELIPLILSLANIEGENLSLPPKRTNNALETGQLDFDVVSPSWFADQDFGPLFVKSDPIMPITEYVVTRPENVESFKEVAEIKGKQIGTVRGYLYHDDKEFIRVDFTSEQELIKALDKHRITAIISGNYPALYWSNKLKIPVGLAAVHSDGVLVLRLRKEHADLLPALNHAIAQLKADGKVEQIIQKYTQAFAS, via the coding sequence ATGCGTAAAGCTGGTATTTCCTATCGTTGGCGAGTAAACGCCATTTTGTTACTGCTACTCTTTGCTCCCTCTTCCTTTGCCCAATTACTCAAGTACAACATCACCGGCTCCTATTCTTGGTATCCCTATTTTATTGCTAACCAACCCGAAGCCCCTGGCATGGTGTCTGAGTTAATCCCGCTGATTTTATCCTTAGCCAATATCGAGGGCGAAAACCTGTCCTTGCCACCCAAACGGACGAACAACGCCCTTGAAACTGGCCAGTTAGACTTTGATGTGGTCAGCCCAAGTTGGTTTGCAGATCAAGACTTTGGCCCCTTATTCGTAAAATCCGATCCCATTATGCCCATCACAGAATACGTGGTGACCAGACCCGAGAATGTCGAATCCTTTAAGGAAGTCGCTGAAATTAAAGGTAAGCAAATCGGTACCGTCAGGGGATATTTGTACCACGACGACAAAGAGTTTATCCGTGTCGATTTTACCTCGGAGCAAGAACTGATTAAGGCATTGGATAAACACCGCATCACGGCCATTATCTCGGGTAACTATCCCGCCTTATATTGGTCGAACAAGCTTAAGATCCCCGTTGGATTGGCCGCAGTGCATTCCGATGGCGTATTGGTGTTAAGGCTACGTAAGGAGCATGCCGATCTACTGCCCGCACTCAATCACGCGATAGCACAGCTAAAAGCCGATGGAAAAGTGGAACAGATTATCCAGAAATACACCCAAGCCTTTGCCAGCTAA
- a CDS encoding DUF2913 family protein, translating into MNSQTYNQAVLELARAGLADLTASAQAKKAQRTPAQESHFLCNWMVEALKEKRFSKLVADDLTAWIRMARSQGAGAELKRLLERIVQQYQSVENSHVELGTSLNAMIAELTQLEWLVFTDTEINTKLKLDADGQSSLVIDMKEFTQHIRDNQLIKPINLYVRADEQQLTQIALSHGLLISQGNKKTSLIKHHKTYQIYPHNQLPALCQLLA; encoded by the coding sequence ATGAATTCTCAAACCTATAACCAAGCCGTACTCGAACTCGCTCGCGCGGGCCTTGCCGATTTAACCGCCTCAGCCCAAGCTAAAAAAGCCCAACGCACGCCTGCGCAAGAGAGTCATTTTTTGTGCAACTGGATGGTCGAGGCGCTCAAAGAAAAGCGTTTCTCTAAACTGGTGGCCGACGATCTCACTGCATGGATCCGTATGGCTCGCAGCCAAGGTGCTGGTGCCGAACTTAAGCGGTTATTGGAGAGAATTGTTCAACAGTATCAAAGCGTTGAAAACTCGCACGTCGAATTAGGTACATCATTAAACGCTATGATTGCCGAGTTAACTCAGCTCGAATGGCTAGTGTTTACTGACACCGAAATTAACACCAAACTTAAGCTGGACGCCGATGGCCAATCGAGCTTAGTGATTGATATGAAAGAATTTACTCAACATATCAGAGATAATCAGCTCATCAAACCGATCAACTTATATGTCCGCGCCGATGAGCAGCAGTTGACTCAAATCGCCCTCTCCCACGGGCTGCTTATCAGCCAAGGTAATAAAAAAACCAGCCTGATTAAGCACCATAAAACCTATCAAATTTACCCGCACAATCAGCTGCCAGCCTTATGCCAACTCTTGGCTTAA
- a CDS encoding peroxiredoxin-like family protein has product MPSLLQRFLLTTSLLLGSFTTLAQPIAKDEYSVSPLLNGEQIPTITLQDMNGQSVDLAKLTAQKPTIFFFYRGGWCPFCNNQMGQLKAIEPKLIDMGFQLVGISPDTPAQLKASAAKNELKYQLLSDEKMQASQAFGLAFYTSKQVTDTYLSRLKLDNPLWTTPEGDKRLVLPVPAIYIADTQGLIHFQYVNPNYKVRPAPKLILTAASLVGAPE; this is encoded by the coding sequence ATGCCGTCCCTACTACAGCGATTCTTACTGACCACCAGCCTACTGCTCGGCAGTTTTACCACGCTAGCTCAACCTATCGCTAAGGATGAATATTCGGTTAGCCCACTGCTCAATGGCGAACAAATTCCCACAATTACTTTGCAAGACATGAATGGCCAAAGCGTTGATTTAGCAAAATTAACCGCACAAAAACCAACCATTTTCTTCTTTTACCGTGGCGGCTGGTGCCCGTTTTGCAACAACCAAATGGGGCAACTAAAAGCCATCGAACCTAAACTTATCGACATGGGCTTTCAACTGGTGGGGATTTCCCCTGATACGCCCGCACAGTTAAAGGCATCGGCCGCAAAAAACGAGCTTAAATACCAGCTACTTTCCGATGAAAAAATGCAGGCATCGCAAGCCTTTGGCCTTGCCTTTTACACTAGCAAACAAGTCACTGATACTTATCTGAGTCGCTTAAAACTGGATAACCCACTGTGGACAACGCCCGAAGGCGATAAACGCTTAGTTCTGCCTGTTCCGGCAATTTATATCGCTGACACTCAAGGATTAATCCATTTCCAATATGTGAATCCCAACTATAAGGTGAGACCCGCACCTAAGTTGATTCTGACGGCCGCCAGCCTCGTCGGAGCACCAGAATAA
- a CDS encoding DEAD/DEAH box helicase, with translation MRFESFSFCPEILRAISDCGYQKMTPIQQQAIPAIRRGQDVLASAQTGTGKTAAFALPILQKMAENPSETLKSNARVLILTPTRELAAQVADNVEAYSKYLNFSVLTIYGGVKVETQAQKLKRGADIIVATPGRLLEHLTACNLSLSSIDFLVLDEADRMLDMGFNADIQKILQAVNKKRQNLLFSATFSSAVKKLANDMMVKPQVISADKQNTTADTVSQVVYPVEQRRKRELLSELIGKKNWQQVLVFTATRDAADTLVKELNLDGIPSEVVHGEKAQGSRRRALREFMSGKVRVLVATEVAARGLDIPSLEYVVNFDLPFLAEDYVHRIGRTGRAGKSGVAISFVSREEERTLADIEKLIGQKIRRITVPGYEVGSRDLLLKQLQTRRSFAKKQQRLDNVSEQIIAEKSMQGRRVKMKVGQAPSKAKKLK, from the coding sequence ATGAGATTTGAATCTTTTAGTTTTTGCCCCGAGATTTTACGCGCTATCTCAGATTGCGGTTATCAAAAAATGACACCTATTCAGCAGCAAGCGATCCCCGCCATCCGCCGCGGGCAAGATGTGCTCGCCAGCGCGCAAACGGGCACAGGTAAAACGGCGGCATTCGCATTACCTATTCTGCAAAAGATGGCAGAAAATCCCAGCGAGACCTTAAAATCGAACGCGCGGGTATTAATCTTAACGCCGACTCGCGAGCTCGCAGCTCAAGTCGCCGACAATGTTGAAGCCTACAGCAAGTATTTAAATTTCAGCGTGTTAACCATTTACGGCGGTGTAAAGGTTGAGACTCAGGCGCAAAAACTTAAACGCGGTGCCGATATTATTGTCGCAACGCCGGGCCGTTTGCTCGAGCACCTTACCGCCTGTAATTTAAGCCTCTCTAGCATCGACTTTTTAGTGCTCGATGAAGCCGACCGTATGTTAGACATGGGCTTTAATGCGGATATTCAAAAAATCCTCCAAGCGGTGAATAAGAAGCGTCAAAACCTATTGTTCTCGGCCACTTTCTCGAGCGCAGTAAAAAAACTGGCCAACGACATGATGGTCAAGCCTCAAGTCATCAGCGCCGACAAGCAAAACACCACCGCTGATACCGTGAGCCAAGTGGTGTATCCGGTTGAGCAGCGCCGTAAGCGCGAACTCTTATCCGAACTGATTGGTAAGAAGAACTGGCAACAAGTGTTAGTCTTTACCGCGACGCGCGATGCGGCCGACACCTTAGTGAAAGAATTGAATTTAGACGGCATTCCCTCTGAAGTCGTCCACGGTGAAAAGGCGCAAGGTAGCCGTCGCCGCGCACTGCGTGAGTTTATGTCGGGTAAGGTACGCGTCTTAGTCGCCACCGAAGTCGCCGCCCGTGGCTTAGATATCCCAAGCCTTGAGTATGTGGTCAACTTCGACTTACCCTTCCTCGCCGAAGACTATGTGCACCGTATTGGCCGCACCGGCCGCGCGGGTAAATCTGGGGTCGCAATTTCATTTGTGAGCCGTGAAGAAGAGCGCACCTTAGCGGATATTGAAAAGCTTATCGGCCAAAAAATTCGTCGTATTACCGTTCCCGGATACGAAGTTGGTAGCCGCGACTTGCTGTTAAAGCAGCTACAAACCCGCCGCAGTTTTGCCAAGAAACAACAGCGACTCGACAACGTGAGCGAGCAGATCATTGCCGAAAAAAGCATGCAGGGCCGCCGCGTAAAAATGAAAGTTGGCCAAGCCCCAAGCAAGGCAAAAAAGCTGAAATAA